The Kineothrix sp. MB12-C1 genome includes a window with the following:
- a CDS encoding sulfatase-like hydrolase/transferase, which yields MKKPNILFYFSDQQRWDTIGCYGQPLNITPRLDELAKEGVVFEEAYTPQPVCGPCRAIFQTGLYPTQTGCYKNGISLPEDVKTVADYMYEADYDCAYIGKWHLASDDKESIRPEVDYSTTAIPLEKRGGYKGFWRVSDILEFTSHGYDGYVYDENMQKCEFKGYRVDKITDYALEYLDQYDEEKPFFMTISHIEPHHQNDRKHYEGPDGSKEEFKDFILPGDLEALGGNAREEYPDYLGCCKSLDDNLGRLIDKLKEKGLYENTIIVYASDHGSHFQTRNTDSHLNGGDDYKRSCHSSALHVPLIIAGPGFRGGKRIKDLVSTVSLPKTFLAMAGVSAGDAMVGEDLHGVADGNVEGRRNVIFAQISESRVGRCIRTQDYLFSVYAPNKNGFEYEDSDVYEVDFLYDLKKDPYELNNVAGEEAYREVEEEMKGLLSEELKKAGEKAATIV from the coding sequence ATGAAAAAGCCTAATATTTTGTTTTATTTTTCGGATCAGCAAAGATGGGATACGATAGGCTGCTACGGTCAGCCTCTCAATATCACACCTCGCTTGGACGAGTTGGCAAAAGAGGGAGTGGTTTTCGAAGAGGCATATACGCCGCAACCTGTCTGCGGACCTTGTCGTGCTATTTTCCAGACGGGATTATATCCTACACAGACAGGATGCTATAAGAATGGAATCTCTCTGCCGGAGGATGTAAAAACGGTGGCTGATTACATGTATGAAGCGGATTATGACTGTGCTTATATCGGGAAATGGCATTTGGCCAGCGATGATAAGGAGAGCATAAGGCCCGAAGTGGATTATTCAACAACAGCTATCCCTCTGGAAAAAAGAGGCGGATATAAAGGTTTTTGGCGCGTATCGGATATTCTGGAATTCACTTCTCACGGTTATGACGGCTATGTATACGATGAAAATATGCAAAAATGCGAGTTTAAAGGTTATCGGGTAGATAAGATTACAGACTATGCGCTGGAATATCTGGATCAGTACGATGAGGAAAAGCCCTTTTTTATGACCATTTCCCATATTGAACCCCATCATCAAAATGACCGCAAGCATTACGAAGGTCCCGATGGCTCAAAAGAGGAATTCAAGGATTTTATACTTCCCGGAGATTTAGAGGCCCTCGGAGGCAATGCGAGGGAAGAATATCCTGACTATCTTGGTTGCTGCAAGAGTCTGGATGATAACCTGGGGAGACTTATCGATAAGTTAAAGGAGAAGGGACTATACGAGAATACGATTATCGTTTATGCCTCGGACCATGGTTCCCACTTTCAGACGAGGAATACGGACAGCCATTTAAACGGCGGTGATGATTATAAAAGATCCTGCCATTCCTCCGCCCTGCATGTTCCTTTGATTATTGCAGGTCCGGGCTTCCGGGGAGGTAAGCGTATTAAAGACCTTGTAAGTACCGTAAGTCTTCCGAAGACCTTCCTCGCTATGGCAGGTGTTTCTGCCGGGGATGCCATGGTAGGTGAAGATCTGCACGGAGTGGCGGATGGCAACGTGGAAGGCAGAAGAAATGTTATCTTTGCACAAATCAGCGAAAGCCGTGTAGGCCGTTGTATCAGAACGCAGGACTATTTGTTCAGCGTATATGCGCCGAATAAAAATGGGTTCGAGTATGAGGATAGCGATGTCTATGAGGTAGATTTCCTGTACGACCTGAAGAAAGATCCTTATGAGCTTAACAATGTAGCCGGTGAGGAAGCGTATCGGGAAGTTGAGGAAGAGATGAAAGGTCTTCTGTCGGAGGAATTGAAGAAGGCAGGAGAGAAGGCGGCGACGATAGTGTGA